Genomic DNA from Streptacidiphilus rugosus AM-16:
GACTGGGCCGACGCCGGCTTCACCTGCTGAAACGCTGCCTACGCCGGGCCAGTTGCACGACCTGAGGAGCGCGGGGAACTGTGCGAGAACCCACCCGGTGCGGATGGCGCTGCGCGTTGAGGACCATCCGCATGCCGGTGGCCTGACGCGCAGTTCCCCGCGCCCCTGAGGTCGTGCACCTGGCCCTCCGGTGAGCAGTGCCGCGCCCACGCGCCGGAGGCGCACATGAGCAGAGCCTCGCGCCCCTGAGGCCGTCCGCGGTGCTCAGGACTGGGCGACCTGGCGGAGGGCGGCGAGGAAGGTTTCGGTTTCCTGGGCGCCCTGGACGGCGTACTTGCCGTCGAAGACGAAGGTCGGCACCGCGCTGACGCCGATCGCCCTGGCGTGCTCGAGTTCGCGCTGGGTCTCGGCGACGCCCTCCGCGGAGGGAAGGAAGGAATCCACGCGGGCGCGGTCCATGCCGGAGGCGACCGCGACGTCGGTCAGCGCGGCGAAGTCGGCGATGTCGACGCCGTCGGAGAAGTGCGCGGCGAGCAGCCGCTCCTTGAGTTCCGTCTGGACGGCCGCGCCGTACTCGCGCTCGGCGAGCCAGAGGAGGCGGTGGCCGTGGATCGTGTTGACGTGCAGCGCGGCGTCGAAGTCGTAGTCGATGCCCTCCTGCCGGCCGATCGCGGCGACTCTGTCGTCCATCGCGCGGGACTGCGGGCCGTAGCGCTCCTCCAGCCACGCGCGGTGCGGGCTCGGCTC
This window encodes:
- a CDS encoding DsbA family oxidoreductase; this translates as MKVEIYSDIACPWCYIGKRRFDRALAAFDGAGDVEVVYRPYQLVPDAPTEPSPHRAWLEERYGPQSRAMDDRVAAIGRQEGIDYDFDAALHVNTIHGHRLLWLAEREYGAAVQTELKERLLAAHFSDGVDIADFAALTDVAVASGMDRARVDSFLPSAEGVAETQRELEHARAIGVSAVPTFVFDGKYAVQGAQETETFLAALRQVAQS